From the Methylococcus sp. EFPC2 genome, the window GCCGGATGAAATTCCGGCGAAGATGCCTTCCTCGGCCGCCAAGGCCCGGGTGGCGGATTCCGCCTCTTCCTGGCCCACGTCTATGATGCGGTCCACCCGGGCGGCGTCGTAAATCTTCGGCAGATAGGCTTCCGGCCAGCGGCGGATACCGGGAATATTGGCCTTGTCGGCCGGCTGTACGCCGACGATCTGGATCGCCGGATTTTTTTCCTTGAGGAAGCGCGAGAGGCCCATGATGGTGCCGGTGGTGCCCATGGCGCTCACCAGATGGGTGATGCGGCCTTCCGTATCGCGCCAGATCTCGGGCCCCGTGCCTTCGTAGTGGGCCCTCGGATTGTCCGGATTGGCGAACTGGTCGAGCACCCGGCCGCGGCCCTCGCGCTCCATTTGGATGGCCAGGTCGCGCGCTTCTTCCATCCCGCCCTGGCGCGACACCAGGATGAGTTCCGCGCCGAAGGCCCGCATCACCGCGCGCCTTTCCTCGCTCATGTGCTCCGGCATGATGAGGATCATGCGGTAGCCCTTGATGGCCGCCGCCATGGCCAGCGCGATGCCCGTGTTGCCGCTGGTCGCCTCGATCAGCGTATCGCCCGGCTTGATGTCGCCGCGCGCCTCGGCGTGCTGGATCATGCTCAAGGCCGGCCTGTCCTTCACGGAGCCGGCCGGATTGTTGCCTTCGAGCTTGGCCAGCACGATATTGCGGCTATCCCCCGGCAGGCGTTGCAGCCTCACCAAAGGCGTGTTGCCGATGAAGGCCTCTATCGTCGGCAGCCGGTCCGCCCAGCTCGGTTCGGGTTTCAGTCGTGCACTCAACATGGCGTGGCCGTTCCGGGAGATGTTGTCACTGATGCGTTCTGGGTGCCGATGATAGAAGGGCCTGGGGCCAGGACCGGTGAAATCGGGTGGATATCTCCGCGCCGTTCGTCGCCGCCAGTCACGGCGCTCATGGCGCTTTCCGCCTGTGGGATCGTATAGAACCTGCCGAAGCAGAATGTGCGCCAACGCACTTTCGTGGCTATAGGCTTAATCTGTCTGGGATCGCCCGGCTTTTGCCGGGGCCATCTTTGTAGGAAAGGCGACAAAAGCGGCGAACATGACGCGGGTGCGACAATTCCGGCGCGAAAGATATACTGCCGCCATGGACATCCACACCGCCCTCTTCGCCAACGAGGCTTTTTACCTGGCCTTTTCCCAGCGCGATTTCCCCGCGATGGACCGCTTGTGGGCCCAGGCATCGCCGCTGCTCTGCATCCATCCGGGCTGGCCGGCGCTGACCGAGCGCGAGGCCATCCTCGCCAGTTGGCACAACATCCTGCAAAACCCGGCCACCGGCTACGCCGTCCCGCACCATGCCCAGGTCCTGGCATACGGCACGCTCGCCACGGTGGTCTGCTACGAGGAAATCCAGGGCGAGATCTTCGTCGCCAGCAATACCTTCATCGAGGAAGACGGCGAGATCCGCCTGATCCAGCATCAGGCCGGACCTTGCGCCCATCCGCCCCAGCCGGAAAGCAAGGCCGCGCCGGTCATGCAATAGTCCGGTCTGTCGCAATCGCGACAGACCGAACTCCTGATCTCGCCGCAATATCAGTCATTTGCATAAGGCCTTGGGCTGGCACCGGTCCTGCATCCCTAAGGTTTTCACAGCAAATTCGACGGCATGGAAACTCAACTCGACTGGTCCGCCTACGACAGTTACGGCGCCGGCGACGCCTATGCGGCGTTGCCCGCCGAAGGCGGTGCCTACGGCAAGGCGGCTGCGGTCTGCATCGGCAACCGCCAGTGCCAGCGCAGCGAAAAAGGCGTGATGTGCCCAAGCTTCCGCGTCACCCAGGATACGGCGCATTCGACCCAGCACCGGGCCGCCACCCTCAAGGCCGCCCTCAACGGGGAATACGGTCCCAAACCCTTCCTCGGTCCCGAGTTGCAAGCGGCGATGGATTTATGCGTGAGCTGCAAGGGTTGCAAGCGCGAATGTCCCAACGGCGTGGACATGGCCTTGCTGCGGGTGGAAGCGTTGGCCCAGCGCTGGAGCCAGTCGGGTAGAGTTCCCTTGCGCGAGCGCCTGCTGGCCAACCTGCCCCGCCTGGCGCCCTGGCTGGGACGTTTGGGCTGGCTGCTGCGCCTGCGCGAACGCCTGCCCCTGCTGGCCCGGCTACTCGAACGCGGGCTGGGCATCTCCGCGCAACGCAGTCTGCCGCAAGGCGCCAAACGCAGTTTCCTCTCCCATGCTCCGCAGCAGGCCGTAGGTACCGAGGACGGCCGCGAGGTGGTCTTGCTCGTGGATACCTTTTCCAACCATTTCGAACCCGCTACCGCTCAGGCCGCCCTCGACGTGCTGCTGGCCGCCGGCTACCGGGTGCACATCGCCCGCCCGGCATCCGGCCAGCGGCCGCTGTGTTGCGGACGGACCTATCTGTCCAACGGGCTGGTCGAACAGGCGCGGGCCGAGGCGAAGCGTGTGGTCGAAGCGCTGGAACCCTATGCCGAACGAGGCCTGCCCATCATCGGCCTGGAGCCTTCCTGCCTGCTGATGCTGCGCGACGAGTATTACGCCCTCGGGTTCGGCGAGCAGACGGCGAAGATCGCCAAGAGCGCGCTGTTGCTGGAAGAATTCCTCGCCAA encodes:
- the cysM gene encoding cysteine synthase CysM, with the protein product MLSARLKPEPSWADRLPTIEAFIGNTPLVRLQRLPGDSRNIVLAKLEGNNPAGSVKDRPALSMIQHAEARGDIKPGDTLIEATSGNTGIALAMAAAIKGYRMILIMPEHMSEERRAVMRAFGAELILVSRQGGMEEARDLAIQMEREGRGRVLDQFANPDNPRAHYEGTGPEIWRDTEGRITHLVSAMGTTGTIMGLSRFLKEKNPAIQIVGVQPADKANIPGIRRWPEAYLPKIYDAARVDRIIDVGQEEAESATRALAAEEGIFAGISSGGAVAAALRLSAELSDAVIVTIVCDRGDRYLSTHVFPSR
- a CDS encoding (Fe-S)-binding protein — translated: METQLDWSAYDSYGAGDAYAALPAEGGAYGKAAAVCIGNRQCQRSEKGVMCPSFRVTQDTAHSTQHRAATLKAALNGEYGPKPFLGPELQAAMDLCVSCKGCKRECPNGVDMALLRVEALAQRWSQSGRVPLRERLLANLPRLAPWLGRLGWLLRLRERLPLLARLLERGLGISAQRSLPQGAKRSFLSHAPQQAVGTEDGREVVLLVDTFSNHFEPATAQAALDVLLAAGYRVHIARPASGQRPLCCGRTYLSNGLVEQARAEAKRVVEALEPYAERGLPIIGLEPSCLLMLRDEYYALGFGEQTAKIAKSALLLEEFLAKEHDGKRLNLPLQPLPGVQALVHGHCHQKAFGAMKAMRKVLGLVPGLQTELIESSCCGMAGSFGLESEHYDVSMQMGELALLPKLREADLQTLVIANGTSCRHQIRDGAQREGLHLARVLQAALGKPAPADETSESDSVEVKEAPAEV
- a CDS encoding nuclear transport factor 2 family protein translates to MDIHTALFANEAFYLAFSQRDFPAMDRLWAQASPLLCIHPGWPALTEREAILASWHNILQNPATGYAVPHHAQVLAYGTLATVVCYEEIQGEIFVASNTFIEEDGEIRLIQHQAGPCAHPPQPESKAAPVMQ